A single Dreissena polymorpha isolate Duluth1 chromosome 14, UMN_Dpol_1.0, whole genome shotgun sequence DNA region contains:
- the LOC127858158 gene encoding uncharacterized protein LOC127858158 isoform X3, protein MSETTQTVTDTAAGRPHRSVTPARPRRAPIRRQPTGDRRRSTILRFKACALDHPLYTSTAAVNHTELMSKGLGRRPDTTFTLPTSGTQSDLRNKIIELYPILHTIPFELMVGQARCKLELIQREKSLQQLKDDTKSCGFVRLWVLPDYHIGPQITAPTPAASMPAVRTMPAIPSTPAILTTQAIPSMPTITSTPAISSTPAVTTMLAIPSTPAVTLTPAIPSTSAVTTTAAIPSSPAVRTTPAIPSSPAVRTTPAVRTMPALPSTPAVTTTPAILSTPAVRTTPAILSTPAVRTTPAIPSSPAVRTTPAVRTTPAVRTMPALPSTPAVMTTPAILSTPAIRTTPAVEIDNDFQIDIPEIQSDSLYEPAGTPTVLFRRQQTFLDIARDIDQPADQTTNQSSAVLNEYIPAVQTAQPIPPSRITDTAREQLKQQASMCITGPITDPLLLEVRRNHVMKDALGTLRYSQSDLSSKLQIKFIGEAGVDLGGLRREFFSLLAYQFSHSALTSGSPGRLTLRKNFVEREKNTFFYLGQLVALSILQDGPGLPVFADCVVNKILNITNGVNPNDLNPDLVKTLEEMTDASTDRELQDLYFSIYDEREAAGFILPSNIFKKDHIPLLQSALVNNMVLNCRDELDQFIEGLQTHDVLTIVRQEKLTCLFSGGKPPVTVADVRGLMNFKYREDINREADRETGQQFVRFLQATKGDGATINGITLKPKDVLMWMSGSTEIPAVGFHKQIDIEFGGEERVNTCALCVTLKHLTPAVEDPVLYFTERLINSSTFGDM, encoded by the exons ATGTCAGAGACTACACAGACTGTTACAGATACAGCAGCCG GGAGACCTCACAGATCTGTGACACCCGCACGTCCAAGGAGGGCCCCGATCCGCCGACAACCCACAGGTGACAGACGTAGATCCACCATTTTGAGATTCAAAGCTTGTGCGCTTGACCACCCGCTCTACACATCAACAGCAGCAGTGAATCACACAGAGTTGATGTCCAAAGGTCTGGGTAGGCGACCAGACACCACCTTCACTCTTCCGACTAGTGGGACACAGTCTGACCTGAGAAACAAGATCATTGAGTTGTATCCTATTCTCCACACTATACCTTTTGAGTTGATGGTGGGTCAGGCAAGATGCAAGTTGGAGTTGATTCAGAGGGAAAAGTCTCTTCAACAGCTTAAAGATGATACCAAATCATGCGGCTTTGTTAGACTCTGGGTCCTACCAGACTACCACATTGGTCCCCAGATAACTGCTCCTACACCAGCCGCCTCAATGCCAGCCGTCAGGACCATGCCAGCCATCCCATCAACGCCAGCCATCCTGACTACACAAGCCATCCCGTCAATGCCTACCATTACGTCTACGCCAGCCATCTCATCAACGCCAGCCGTCACCACTATGTTAGCCATCCCATCAACGCCAGCTGTCACACTTACGCCAGCCATCCCGTCAACGTCAGCGGTCACCACTACGGCAGCCATCCCGTCATCGCCAGCCGTCAGGACTACGCCAGCCATCCCGTCGTCGCCAGCCGTCAGGACTACGCCAGCTGTCAGGACTATGCCAGCTCTCCCGTCAACGCCAGCCGTTACGACTACGCCAGCCATCCTGTCAACGCCAGCCGTCAGGACTACGCCAGCCATCCTGTCAACGCCAGCCGTCAGGACTACGCCAGCCATCCCGTCATCGCCAGCCGTCAGGACTACGCCAGCCGTCAGGACTACGCCAGCTGTCAGGACTATGCCAGCTCTCCCGTCAACGCCAGCCGTCATGACTACGCCAGCCATCCTGTCAACGCCAGCCATCAGGACTACGCCAGCTGTTGAGATTGACAACGATTTCCAGATTGACATTCCAGAAATTCAG AGTGATTCCCTATATGAGCCAGCTGGGACACCCACAGTTCTCTTTCGACGTCAACAGACTTTCCTTGACATAGCCAG AGACATTGACCAGCCTGCTGACCAGACAACCAACCAGTCATCAGCCGTTCTGAATGAGTACATCCCTGCGGTTCAAACAGCACAACCCATTCC ACCAAGCCGTATAACAGATACTGCCAGAGAGCAGCTCAAACAACAAGCGAGCATGTGCATCACTGGTCCCATTACAGATCCTTTGCTCCTGGAGGTGAGACGTAACCACGTCATGAAAGACGCCCTAGGCACCTTACGGTACTCACAGAGTGACCTCAGCAGCAAACTGCAGATCAAGTTCATTGGTGAGGCCGGTGTTGATCTCGGTGGTCTCCGTCGCGAGTTCTTCTCCCTCCTTGCATACCAGTTCAGCCATTCAGCGCTTACATCAG GTTCTCCCGGGCGCCTCACATTAAGAAAGAACTTTGTGGAGCGTGAGAAGAACACCTTCTTCTACCTTGGTCAGCTTGTGGCTCTCTCCATTCTTCAAGATGGTCCAGGTCTGCCAGTGTTTGCCGACTGTGTGGTCAACAAGATACTCAACATCACAAATGGTGTCAATCCAAATGACCTCAATCCAGACTTGGTGAAAACACTTGAAGAg ATGACAGATGCTTCGACTGACCGTGAGCTCCAGGACCTTTATTTTAGCATCTATGACGAGCGAGAGGCAGCAGGGTTTATCCTGCCATCTAACATCTTCAAGAAGGACCACATCCCCCTCCTGCAGTCGGCCCTTGTTAACAACATGGTGTTGAACTGCAGAGATGAACTGGACCAGTTCATTGAAG GTCTACAAACTCATGATGTTCTGACCATAGTGAGACAGGAGAAGTTGACCTGTCTATTCAGTGGTGGTAAGCCGCCAGTCACTGTTGCCGATGTAAGAGGTCTGATGAACTTTAAATATCGCGAAGATATCAACCGGGAGGCTGACCGGGAAACTGGCCAGCAGTTTGTTCGGTTCCTTCAGGCGACAAAGGGTGATGGCGCCACCATCAACGGCATTACCCTGAAGCCGAAGGATGTCCTCATGTGGATGTCGGGTTCAACAGAAATCCCAGCTGTGGGTTTCCACAAGCAGATTGACATTGAGTTTGGTGGCGAGGAAAGGGTCAACACTTGTGCACTTTGTGTTACGTTAAAGCATCTGACGCCTGCTGTTGAGGACCCTGTTTTGTATTTTACAGAGCGTTTGATAAACTCATCAACATTCGGTGATATGTGA
- the LOC127858158 gene encoding uncharacterized protein LOC127858158 isoform X1, translating into MSETTQTVTDTAAADRFRRHLSTTMSQVSDWSHQVLAQHGQELIAALPTLGRPHRSVTPARPRRAPIRRQPTGDRRRSTILRFKACALDHPLYTSTAAVNHTELMSKGLGRRPDTTFTLPTSGTQSDLRNKIIELYPILHTIPFELMVGQARCKLELIQREKSLQQLKDDTKSCGFVRLWVLPDYHIGPQITAPTPAASMPAVRTMPAIPSTPAILTTQAIPSMPTITSTPAISSTPAVTTMLAIPSTPAVTLTPAIPSTSAVTTTAAIPSSPAVRTTPAIPSSPAVRTTPAVRTMPALPSTPAVTTTPAILSTPAVRTTPAILSTPAVRTTPAIPSSPAVRTTPAVRTTPAVRTMPALPSTPAVMTTPAILSTPAIRTTPAVEIDNDFQIDIPEIQSDSLYEPAGTPTVLFRRQQTFLDIARDIDQPADQTTNQSSAVLNEYIPAVQTAQPIPPSRITDTAREQLKQQASMCITGPITDPLLLEVRRNHVMKDALGTLRYSQSDLSSKLQIKFIGEAGVDLGGLRREFFSLLAYQFSHSALTSGSPGRLTLRKNFVEREKNTFFYLGQLVALSILQDGPGLPVFADCVVNKILNITNGVNPNDLNPDLVKTLEEMTDASTDRELQDLYFSIYDEREAAGFILPSNIFKKDHIPLLQSALVNNMVLNCRDELDQFIEGLQTHDVLTIVRQEKLTCLFSGGKPPVTVADVRGLMNFKYREDINREADRETGQQFVRFLQATKGDGATINGITLKPKDVLMWMSGSTEIPAVGFHKQIDIEFGGEERVNTCALCVTLKHLTPAVEDPVLYFTERLINSSTFGDM; encoded by the exons ATGTCAGAGACTACACAGACTGTTACAGATACAGCAGCCG CCGATCGGTTTAGAAGACACCTGAGTACCACCATGAGTCAGGTGTCTGACTGGAGCCATCAGGTCTTGGCTCAGCATGGGCAAGAGCTGATAGCTGCGCTTCCCACCTTAGGGAGACCTCACAGATCTGTGACACCCGCACGTCCAAGGAGGGCCCCGATCCGCCGACAACCCACAGGTGACAGACGTAGATCCACCATTTTGAGATTCAAAGCTTGTGCGCTTGACCACCCGCTCTACACATCAACAGCAGCAGTGAATCACACAGAGTTGATGTCCAAAGGTCTGGGTAGGCGACCAGACACCACCTTCACTCTTCCGACTAGTGGGACACAGTCTGACCTGAGAAACAAGATCATTGAGTTGTATCCTATTCTCCACACTATACCTTTTGAGTTGATGGTGGGTCAGGCAAGATGCAAGTTGGAGTTGATTCAGAGGGAAAAGTCTCTTCAACAGCTTAAAGATGATACCAAATCATGCGGCTTTGTTAGACTCTGGGTCCTACCAGACTACCACATTGGTCCCCAGATAACTGCTCCTACACCAGCCGCCTCAATGCCAGCCGTCAGGACCATGCCAGCCATCCCATCAACGCCAGCCATCCTGACTACACAAGCCATCCCGTCAATGCCTACCATTACGTCTACGCCAGCCATCTCATCAACGCCAGCCGTCACCACTATGTTAGCCATCCCATCAACGCCAGCTGTCACACTTACGCCAGCCATCCCGTCAACGTCAGCGGTCACCACTACGGCAGCCATCCCGTCATCGCCAGCCGTCAGGACTACGCCAGCCATCCCGTCGTCGCCAGCCGTCAGGACTACGCCAGCTGTCAGGACTATGCCAGCTCTCCCGTCAACGCCAGCCGTTACGACTACGCCAGCCATCCTGTCAACGCCAGCCGTCAGGACTACGCCAGCCATCCTGTCAACGCCAGCCGTCAGGACTACGCCAGCCATCCCGTCATCGCCAGCCGTCAGGACTACGCCAGCCGTCAGGACTACGCCAGCTGTCAGGACTATGCCAGCTCTCCCGTCAACGCCAGCCGTCATGACTACGCCAGCCATCCTGTCAACGCCAGCCATCAGGACTACGCCAGCTGTTGAGATTGACAACGATTTCCAGATTGACATTCCAGAAATTCAG AGTGATTCCCTATATGAGCCAGCTGGGACACCCACAGTTCTCTTTCGACGTCAACAGACTTTCCTTGACATAGCCAG AGACATTGACCAGCCTGCTGACCAGACAACCAACCAGTCATCAGCCGTTCTGAATGAGTACATCCCTGCGGTTCAAACAGCACAACCCATTCC ACCAAGCCGTATAACAGATACTGCCAGAGAGCAGCTCAAACAACAAGCGAGCATGTGCATCACTGGTCCCATTACAGATCCTTTGCTCCTGGAGGTGAGACGTAACCACGTCATGAAAGACGCCCTAGGCACCTTACGGTACTCACAGAGTGACCTCAGCAGCAAACTGCAGATCAAGTTCATTGGTGAGGCCGGTGTTGATCTCGGTGGTCTCCGTCGCGAGTTCTTCTCCCTCCTTGCATACCAGTTCAGCCATTCAGCGCTTACATCAG GTTCTCCCGGGCGCCTCACATTAAGAAAGAACTTTGTGGAGCGTGAGAAGAACACCTTCTTCTACCTTGGTCAGCTTGTGGCTCTCTCCATTCTTCAAGATGGTCCAGGTCTGCCAGTGTTTGCCGACTGTGTGGTCAACAAGATACTCAACATCACAAATGGTGTCAATCCAAATGACCTCAATCCAGACTTGGTGAAAACACTTGAAGAg ATGACAGATGCTTCGACTGACCGTGAGCTCCAGGACCTTTATTTTAGCATCTATGACGAGCGAGAGGCAGCAGGGTTTATCCTGCCATCTAACATCTTCAAGAAGGACCACATCCCCCTCCTGCAGTCGGCCCTTGTTAACAACATGGTGTTGAACTGCAGAGATGAACTGGACCAGTTCATTGAAG GTCTACAAACTCATGATGTTCTGACCATAGTGAGACAGGAGAAGTTGACCTGTCTATTCAGTGGTGGTAAGCCGCCAGTCACTGTTGCCGATGTAAGAGGTCTGATGAACTTTAAATATCGCGAAGATATCAACCGGGAGGCTGACCGGGAAACTGGCCAGCAGTTTGTTCGGTTCCTTCAGGCGACAAAGGGTGATGGCGCCACCATCAACGGCATTACCCTGAAGCCGAAGGATGTCCTCATGTGGATGTCGGGTTCAACAGAAATCCCAGCTGTGGGTTTCCACAAGCAGATTGACATTGAGTTTGGTGGCGAGGAAAGGGTCAACACTTGTGCACTTTGTGTTACGTTAAAGCATCTGACGCCTGCTGTTGAGGACCCTGTTTTGTATTTTACAGAGCGTTTGATAAACTCATCAACATTCGGTGATATGTGA
- the LOC127858158 gene encoding uncharacterized protein LOC127858158 isoform X2, whose product MSQVSDWSHQVLAQHGQELIAALPTLGRPHRSVTPARPRRAPIRRQPTGDRRRSTILRFKACALDHPLYTSTAAVNHTELMSKGLGRRPDTTFTLPTSGTQSDLRNKIIELYPILHTIPFELMVGQARCKLELIQREKSLQQLKDDTKSCGFVRLWVLPDYHIGPQITAPTPAASMPAVRTMPAIPSTPAILTTQAIPSMPTITSTPAISSTPAVTTMLAIPSTPAVTLTPAIPSTSAVTTTAAIPSSPAVRTTPAIPSSPAVRTTPAVRTMPALPSTPAVTTTPAILSTPAVRTTPAILSTPAVRTTPAIPSSPAVRTTPAVRTTPAVRTMPALPSTPAVMTTPAILSTPAIRTTPAVEIDNDFQIDIPEIQSDSLYEPAGTPTVLFRRQQTFLDIARDIDQPADQTTNQSSAVLNEYIPAVQTAQPIPPSRITDTAREQLKQQASMCITGPITDPLLLEVRRNHVMKDALGTLRYSQSDLSSKLQIKFIGEAGVDLGGLRREFFSLLAYQFSHSALTSGSPGRLTLRKNFVEREKNTFFYLGQLVALSILQDGPGLPVFADCVVNKILNITNGVNPNDLNPDLVKTLEEMTDASTDRELQDLYFSIYDEREAAGFILPSNIFKKDHIPLLQSALVNNMVLNCRDELDQFIEGLQTHDVLTIVRQEKLTCLFSGGKPPVTVADVRGLMNFKYREDINREADRETGQQFVRFLQATKGDGATINGITLKPKDVLMWMSGSTEIPAVGFHKQIDIEFGGEERVNTCALCVTLKHLTPAVEDPVLYFTERLINSSTFGDM is encoded by the exons ATGAGTCAGGTGTCTGACTGGAGCCATCAGGTCTTGGCTCAGCATGGGCAAGAGCTGATAGCTGCGCTTCCCACCTTAGGGAGACCTCACAGATCTGTGACACCCGCACGTCCAAGGAGGGCCCCGATCCGCCGACAACCCACAGGTGACAGACGTAGATCCACCATTTTGAGATTCAAAGCTTGTGCGCTTGACCACCCGCTCTACACATCAACAGCAGCAGTGAATCACACAGAGTTGATGTCCAAAGGTCTGGGTAGGCGACCAGACACCACCTTCACTCTTCCGACTAGTGGGACACAGTCTGACCTGAGAAACAAGATCATTGAGTTGTATCCTATTCTCCACACTATACCTTTTGAGTTGATGGTGGGTCAGGCAAGATGCAAGTTGGAGTTGATTCAGAGGGAAAAGTCTCTTCAACAGCTTAAAGATGATACCAAATCATGCGGCTTTGTTAGACTCTGGGTCCTACCAGACTACCACATTGGTCCCCAGATAACTGCTCCTACACCAGCCGCCTCAATGCCAGCCGTCAGGACCATGCCAGCCATCCCATCAACGCCAGCCATCCTGACTACACAAGCCATCCCGTCAATGCCTACCATTACGTCTACGCCAGCCATCTCATCAACGCCAGCCGTCACCACTATGTTAGCCATCCCATCAACGCCAGCTGTCACACTTACGCCAGCCATCCCGTCAACGTCAGCGGTCACCACTACGGCAGCCATCCCGTCATCGCCAGCCGTCAGGACTACGCCAGCCATCCCGTCGTCGCCAGCCGTCAGGACTACGCCAGCTGTCAGGACTATGCCAGCTCTCCCGTCAACGCCAGCCGTTACGACTACGCCAGCCATCCTGTCAACGCCAGCCGTCAGGACTACGCCAGCCATCCTGTCAACGCCAGCCGTCAGGACTACGCCAGCCATCCCGTCATCGCCAGCCGTCAGGACTACGCCAGCCGTCAGGACTACGCCAGCTGTCAGGACTATGCCAGCTCTCCCGTCAACGCCAGCCGTCATGACTACGCCAGCCATCCTGTCAACGCCAGCCATCAGGACTACGCCAGCTGTTGAGATTGACAACGATTTCCAGATTGACATTCCAGAAATTCAG AGTGATTCCCTATATGAGCCAGCTGGGACACCCACAGTTCTCTTTCGACGTCAACAGACTTTCCTTGACATAGCCAG AGACATTGACCAGCCTGCTGACCAGACAACCAACCAGTCATCAGCCGTTCTGAATGAGTACATCCCTGCGGTTCAAACAGCACAACCCATTCC ACCAAGCCGTATAACAGATACTGCCAGAGAGCAGCTCAAACAACAAGCGAGCATGTGCATCACTGGTCCCATTACAGATCCTTTGCTCCTGGAGGTGAGACGTAACCACGTCATGAAAGACGCCCTAGGCACCTTACGGTACTCACAGAGTGACCTCAGCAGCAAACTGCAGATCAAGTTCATTGGTGAGGCCGGTGTTGATCTCGGTGGTCTCCGTCGCGAGTTCTTCTCCCTCCTTGCATACCAGTTCAGCCATTCAGCGCTTACATCAG GTTCTCCCGGGCGCCTCACATTAAGAAAGAACTTTGTGGAGCGTGAGAAGAACACCTTCTTCTACCTTGGTCAGCTTGTGGCTCTCTCCATTCTTCAAGATGGTCCAGGTCTGCCAGTGTTTGCCGACTGTGTGGTCAACAAGATACTCAACATCACAAATGGTGTCAATCCAAATGACCTCAATCCAGACTTGGTGAAAACACTTGAAGAg ATGACAGATGCTTCGACTGACCGTGAGCTCCAGGACCTTTATTTTAGCATCTATGACGAGCGAGAGGCAGCAGGGTTTATCCTGCCATCTAACATCTTCAAGAAGGACCACATCCCCCTCCTGCAGTCGGCCCTTGTTAACAACATGGTGTTGAACTGCAGAGATGAACTGGACCAGTTCATTGAAG GTCTACAAACTCATGATGTTCTGACCATAGTGAGACAGGAGAAGTTGACCTGTCTATTCAGTGGTGGTAAGCCGCCAGTCACTGTTGCCGATGTAAGAGGTCTGATGAACTTTAAATATCGCGAAGATATCAACCGGGAGGCTGACCGGGAAACTGGCCAGCAGTTTGTTCGGTTCCTTCAGGCGACAAAGGGTGATGGCGCCACCATCAACGGCATTACCCTGAAGCCGAAGGATGTCCTCATGTGGATGTCGGGTTCAACAGAAATCCCAGCTGTGGGTTTCCACAAGCAGATTGACATTGAGTTTGGTGGCGAGGAAAGGGTCAACACTTGTGCACTTTGTGTTACGTTAAAGCATCTGACGCCTGCTGTTGAGGACCCTGTTTTGTATTTTACAGAGCGTTTGATAAACTCATCAACATTCGGTGATATGTGA
- the LOC127858149 gene encoding uncharacterized protein LOC127858149: MADVEGFREEATRIIHSLCRNLMTQDTDANLCEASLITLTALSRNARRMCTRYPIFERLCEIIDSLMSTIEERKRTLQPLVGFFAAKQTTTRGRPLYVISREQLEYLVEAGFKRRAIASLLQVSDSVIKRSLRSYGISIRGRYSSISNEELDNLVREITDGNQTLGQRMVQGHLQSLGHRVQRQRVADSLIRVDEAAVAMRWCHSIRRRVYNVAGPNSLWHIDGNHKLIRWGFVIHGGIDGFSRMCVFLQAATNNKATTMTKAFMTGTQCYGVPSRVRSDHGLENTGVGAFMIAHRGPRRGSFITGRSVHNQRIERMWRDLFASATNVFHGLFSHLEESGQLDLTNPVHMWCLHHVFVPRVQRALDIFREGWNCHRLSSERGRTPTQLYIEGMMRQAGQGHRGIDDMVFRAPEEDIQDHTEYGIDDEVEVAPREDMITNVSNVDCPLNEQDFTRLTQTLNIESDHQGVDCFLACVEFCNSV; encoded by the exons atggCGGACGTCGAAGGTTTTCGAGAAGAAGCAACTCGCATTATTCACTCTTTATGTAGAAATTTAATGACGCAAGATACAGATGCAAATTTGTGTGAAGCTAGTCTTATCACTTTGACAGCATTAAGTCGGAATGCACGACGTATGTGTACCCGTTATCCCATTTTTGAACGGTTGTGTGAGATTATCGACTCGTTGATGTCGACAATTGAAGAGCGAAAGAG GACGCTGCAGCCTCTCGTTGGTTTCTTCGCCGCAAAACAGACTACAACCAGAGGCAGACCACTTTACGTCATTAGTCGAGAGCAGCTGGAGTATCTAGTTGAAGCAGGCTTCAAACGAAGAGCTATTGCTAGTCTGCTTCAGGTGTCAGATTCTGTTATTAAGCGCAGCCTCAG gtcatATGGTATAAGCATCAGAGGAAGGTACTCAAGCATCTCCAACGAGGAACTTGACAATCTGGTCCGAGAGATAACAGATGGCAATCAGACACTTGGGCAACGAATGGTTCAGGGACATCTTCAGAGTCTAGGACATCGGGTTCAAAGACAACGTGTTGCTGACAGTCTGATCCGGGTTGACGAAGCAGCTGTAGCCATGCGATGGTGTCACTCGATTCGGCGAAGGGTGTACAATGTTGCTGGTCCAAACTCATTGTGGCACATAGATGGAAACCACAAATTGATAAG atgGGGTTTTGTCATACACGGAGGCATTGATGGCTTCTCGCGGATGTGTGTTTTCCTCCAAGCTGCAACCAACAACAAGGCTACCACGATGACAAAAGCCTTCATGACAGGCACCCAGTGCTATGGTGTCCCATCAAGAGTCCGCAGCGATCACGGGCTGGAAAATACCGGCGTTGGGGCGTTTATGATAGCGCATCGTGGACCTCGTCGGGGTTCTTTCATCACGGGAAGGAGCGTCCACAATCAGCGGATTGAACGCATGTGGCGTGACCTGTTTGCCAGTGCAACAAACGTGTTTCACGGATTGTTTTCACATCTTGAGGAGTCTGGACAGTTGGATTTGACAAATCCAGTGCACATGTGGTGCCTTCATCACGTGTTTGTGCCTCGTGTCCAGCGAGCGTTAGACATATTCCGTGAGGGCTGGAACTGCCACAGGTTGAGCAGTGAAAGAGGTAGAACCCCCACACAGCTCTACATTGAGGGCATGATGCGCCAAGCTGGACAGGGTCATAGGGGCATCGACGACATGGTGTTCCGTGCTCCGGAGGAAGACATCCAAGACCATACTGAATATGGTATTGACGATGAGGTCGAGGTAGCCCCCCGAGAAGACATGATCACCAATGTGTCAAATGTAGACTGTCCTCTGAATGAGCAGGACTTCACAAGACTAACACAAACTTTGAACATTGAGAGTGACCACCAGGGTGTGGATTGTTTCTTGGCATGTGTTGAGTTTTGCAATTCTGTGTAG